In a single window of the Tellurirhabdus bombi genome:
- a CDS encoding RidA family protein has protein sequence MQAEHLSPEATFSQLGLSLPPAPQPLGVYKPYLIDGKYLYVSGHGPVRDDKSLIIGRIGEDIDLEAGKLAARQVGLTILSTIKTNLGSLDRVKRVIKVLGMVNCTPDFERHPYIINGCSELFAQVWGEEHGIGVRSAVGMGSLPDNIPVEVEALFELV, from the coding sequence ATGCAAGCTGAACATTTGTCACCCGAAGCTACTTTTTCTCAACTGGGCCTTTCCCTCCCACCCGCCCCCCAGCCTTTGGGCGTTTACAAGCCTTATTTGATCGATGGCAAATACCTGTATGTTTCGGGCCATGGCCCCGTGCGGGATGATAAGAGCCTGATTATCGGTCGAATTGGTGAAGACATTGATCTGGAAGCAGGCAAGTTAGCCGCTCGCCAGGTTGGGTTGACGATCCTTTCAACCATCAAAACCAACCTGGGCAGCCTCGACCGCGTCAAACGCGTTATTAAAGTGCTGGGCATGGTGAACTGTACGCCTGATTTTGAGCGCCATCCGTATATCATCAACGGATGCAGCGAATTGTTCGCGCAGGTTTGGGGTGAAGAACACGGCATTGGCGTACGCAGTGCCGTTGGGATGGGTTCCCTGCCCGACAACATTCCGGTTGAGGTTGAAGCATTGTTTGAGTTGGTTTAA
- a CDS encoding dipeptidase: protein MFIIDAHLDLSMNAMEWNRDLRQSVEQIRSRETGMTDKPDRAKATVSLPALRAGNVGLVVATQIARYVAPGNPLPGWQSPEQAWAQTQAQLAWYQAMEEAGEMIQIRDLAGLEAHLSLWKDDAADSIKPIGYILSLEGADSLITLDHVERAYQYGLRAIGPAHYGPGRYAQGTDATGFMGAPGRALLKEMERLNIILDATHLCDDSFWEAMDHFHGPVWASHNNCRALVNHNRQFSDEQLRELIARDAVIGGALDAWMMVPNWVRGQSTPESTHCNLDVLIDHLDHICQLVGNANHVGLGTDLDGAFGKEQCPYDLETIADLQTIPSRLQKRGYSTVDIELIMHGNWLRFLRKAWQ from the coding sequence ATGTTCATTATAGACGCCCACCTCGACCTGAGCATGAACGCGATGGAGTGGAACCGCGATCTGCGCCAGTCGGTTGAGCAAATTCGAAGCCGGGAAACGGGCATGACCGACAAACCTGACCGGGCCAAAGCAACCGTTTCGCTACCCGCCTTACGCGCGGGGAACGTCGGTCTGGTCGTTGCCACCCAGATTGCCCGTTACGTCGCGCCTGGAAATCCGCTACCGGGCTGGCAGTCTCCTGAGCAGGCCTGGGCGCAAACCCAGGCACAACTGGCTTGGTATCAGGCGATGGAAGAAGCGGGTGAGATGATTCAGATTCGCGATTTAGCCGGTCTGGAAGCGCATCTGTCCCTTTGGAAAGACGATGCGGCGGATTCGATCAAACCCATTGGCTACATCCTTAGTCTCGAAGGAGCCGACTCTCTGATTACCCTCGACCATGTCGAACGGGCTTACCAATACGGGCTGCGGGCTATCGGCCCCGCCCACTACGGCCCCGGACGGTATGCCCAGGGCACGGACGCCACGGGTTTCATGGGCGCTCCGGGCCGGGCCTTGCTCAAAGAAATGGAGCGGCTCAACATCATTCTAGACGCCACGCATTTGTGCGACGATAGCTTTTGGGAGGCCATGGATCATTTTCACGGCCCTGTCTGGGCCAGCCACAACAATTGCCGCGCTTTGGTCAATCACAATCGCCAGTTCAGCGACGAACAACTCAGGGAACTGATTGCGCGCGATGCCGTGATTGGGGGTGCTCTAGACGCCTGGATGATGGTACCGAACTGGGTCAGAGGGCAATCAACGCCCGAAAGCACACACTGCAACCTGGACGTTCTGATTGATCACCTCGACCACATTTGTCAGCTTGTGGGTAATGCCAACCACGTCGGGCTCGGCACCGACCTCGACGGAGCTTTTGGCAAAGAACAGTGTCCTTATGACCTGGAAACAATTGCCGATCTGCAAACCATCCCTTCCCGGCTCCAGAAACGGGGTTATTCGACAGTTGACATTGAGTTAATTATGCACGGAAACTGGCTGCGGTTTCTCCGAAAAGCCTGGCAATAA
- a CDS encoding DeoR/GlpR family DNA-binding transcription regulator, whose translation MSVVFLKDERKDLIIRQINLHTRVSLGDLASSLNVSEDTVRRDVNDLAEEGKLIKIRGGAMSKAYHHTSNLQETYSHHNKKVIAEKAVKLLHDGMLVLIGGGTTIREFIKLIPHELKATFITVNPLTAVELLDKPNLEIIMVGGQISRYSQMSVGGEVYQRLSELRVDLCIMGTNALDAREGLTDSDWETVQAKKAMIRATAKVAVLAISEKMNSVMRMKVADLDQIDYLITELPANSALLSPYRTGKTDVL comes from the coding sequence ATGTCAGTTGTTTTTTTAAAAGATGAGCGTAAGGATCTAATTATAAGGCAAATAAATCTGCACACCAGAGTTAGCTTGGGCGATCTGGCTAGTTCACTCAATGTATCGGAAGACACTGTACGAAGAGACGTTAACGATTTGGCAGAGGAGGGAAAACTAATCAAGATTCGCGGTGGTGCTATGTCGAAGGCCTACCACCATACGTCTAACTTGCAGGAAACGTATTCCCACCATAACAAAAAAGTAATTGCCGAAAAAGCCGTTAAGTTGCTGCACGATGGAATGCTGGTTCTAATCGGCGGCGGAACTACCATACGTGAATTTATTAAACTGATACCCCATGAGTTAAAAGCTACTTTTATTACAGTAAATCCTTTGACTGCCGTTGAATTACTAGACAAACCCAATCTGGAAATCATCATGGTTGGAGGCCAGATATCCCGCTATAGCCAGATGAGCGTCGGTGGCGAAGTCTACCAGCGTCTGTCGGAGTTGCGGGTTGATCTGTGCATCATGGGTACTAATGCGCTGGACGCGCGGGAGGGGCTAACTGACTCGGATTGGGAAACGGTGCAAGCAAAGAAAGCAATGATTCGTGCTACTGCAAAAGTTGCCGTATTGGCGATTTCCGAAAAGATGAACAGTGTCATGCGCATGAAAGTAGCCGACCTTGACCAGATTGATTACCTGATTACGGAACTACCGGCAAACTCGGCCTTGCTATCACCCTACCGAACGGGGAAAACGGACGTTTTGTAA
- a CDS encoding GntR family transcriptional regulator, translated as MDFRDKQAIYLQIADYVCEQVLLGKWPPGERIPSVRDLGVELEVNPNTAMRTYEFLQQQGIIYNKRGIGYFAAEDATDRITAFRREQFLANELPQFFRNLYLLNIDLSEIEQRYKAFVNQTFPVS; from the coding sequence ATGGATTTTCGCGATAAACAAGCCATCTACCTGCAAATTGCCGACTACGTCTGCGAGCAGGTCTTACTGGGGAAATGGCCCCCGGGCGAGCGGATTCCGTCCGTGCGCGATTTAGGTGTAGAACTGGAAGTTAACCCCAATACGGCCATGCGGACCTACGAGTTTTTGCAGCAACAAGGCATTATTTACAACAAACGAGGCATTGGCTATTTCGCCGCCGAAGACGCAACCGACCGCATTACGGCCTTCCGCCGCGAGCAATTCCTGGCGAACGAACTGCCTCAGTTTTTCCGCAACCTGTATTTGCTCAACATTGATCTGAGCGAGATCGAGCAGCGTTACAAAGCGTTTGTCAACCAAACTTTTCCGGTGAGCTAA
- a CDS encoding ABC transporter ATP-binding protein: MIKLSNISFTYSRKRVLFRNLHLSLSPGSIYGLLGKNGAGKSSLLRLMGGLLFPTAGYIEVAGHEPRRRQPAFLEELFFIPEEIYLPTVSLERYIATMAPFYPKFDEAQFRQYLSEFDVPQDQKLTSMSYGQKKKVLISFGLATNTRILIMDEPTNGLDIPSKSQFRRVVASALAPDRLILISTHQVRDLDNLIDAIIILDNSEILLNHSLEHISNRLLFGTLSTVETNERVLYAEPSLRGYTVVMENAEQEDSKVDLERLFNAVTTNRERVKTLFR, from the coding sequence ATGATTAAACTTTCTAACATAAGCTTTACCTATAGCCGGAAAAGGGTGCTCTTCCGCAATCTGCATCTTTCGCTAAGCCCAGGTAGCATTTATGGCTTGTTAGGGAAAAACGGGGCCGGAAAATCCAGTCTGCTGCGACTGATGGGTGGACTGTTGTTTCCGACGGCAGGCTACATCGAGGTGGCCGGTCACGAGCCCCGCCGCCGCCAGCCCGCCTTTCTGGAAGAATTATTTTTTATTCCGGAAGAAATTTACCTCCCAACGGTTAGCCTGGAACGCTACATCGCTACGATGGCCCCTTTTTACCCCAAATTCGATGAGGCGCAATTCCGGCAATACCTGAGCGAGTTCGATGTTCCGCAGGATCAGAAGCTAACATCGATGTCGTATGGCCAGAAAAAGAAAGTGCTGATCAGCTTCGGGCTGGCCACCAATACGCGCATCCTGATCATGGACGAACCGACCAACGGCCTCGATATTCCGTCGAAGAGCCAGTTCCGGCGCGTGGTGGCTTCGGCGCTTGCCCCCGACCGGCTTATTCTGATTTCGACGCACCAGGTCCGTGATCTCGATAACCTGATTGATGCCATCATCATTCTCGATAACAGCGAAATCTTGCTGAACCACTCGCTCGAACACATCTCTAACCGCCTCCTTTTCGGCACGCTCTCAACGGTCGAAACCAATGAGCGGGTCCTTTACGCCGAGCCTTCCTTGCGGGGATACACCGTCGTGATGGAAAATGCGGAGCAGGAAGACAGTAAAGTGGATCTGGAGCGGCTTTTCAATGCCGTTACCACAAACCGAGAACGCGTCAAAACCCTTTTTCGCTAA
- a CDS encoding glycoside hydrolase family 88/105 protein, which yields MKKQVFYSLALCALLHGAMPAYAYEPGNDKPVRASTAKAADDIFKKDVIKANMQKVTEWQLKNPKHNPTDWTNGAFYAGVVAAYQTTKSKTILDSLMALGNRTNWKPGRRYDHADDIAISQTYIDLYRQKKDRRMIQPTIDTVQRMQSVPGREIRQHGIIWWWCDALFMAPPTLAKLGTTLKDPSYYTLNDKLFKETYDLLYNQEEHLFARDASYLINAQGEGKREANGKKIFWSRGNGWVMGGLVRLLDELPKNYSNRDYYVTMYKQMAEKIITLQQADGLWRASLLDPESYPGGEGSGSGFFCYALAWGVNQGVLDKAKYQPIVKKAWEGLNTLVSPEGRVGWVQPIGADPRRNFSAESWEVYGTGAYLLAGSEVIKMKW from the coding sequence ATGAAGAAACAAGTATTTTATTCGCTTGCCTTGTGTGCACTGCTGCACGGAGCCATGCCTGCTTATGCTTATGAGCCAGGGAATGATAAACCCGTTCGGGCGTCAACCGCTAAAGCGGCTGATGATATCTTCAAAAAGGATGTGATCAAAGCCAACATGCAGAAGGTGACGGAGTGGCAACTCAAAAACCCGAAACATAACCCAACCGACTGGACGAACGGAGCGTTTTATGCGGGAGTTGTTGCAGCCTACCAAACAACTAAATCGAAAACCATCCTGGATTCGCTCATGGCACTGGGCAATCGAACCAACTGGAAACCCGGCCGACGGTACGACCACGCGGATGATATTGCCATTAGCCAAACCTACATTGATTTGTACCGCCAGAAAAAAGATCGTCGGATGATTCAGCCGACTATTGATACCGTGCAACGCATGCAGAGTGTTCCGGGGCGGGAAATCCGGCAGCACGGCATTATTTGGTGGTGGTGCGACGCTTTGTTTATGGCCCCACCAACGTTAGCCAAGCTGGGTACGACGCTCAAAGATCCTTCCTATTATACCCTTAACGATAAGCTATTCAAAGAAACCTACGACCTGCTGTATAACCAGGAAGAACACCTTTTTGCGCGTGATGCCTCGTATTTGATCAATGCGCAGGGCGAAGGCAAACGCGAAGCAAACGGCAAGAAAATTTTCTGGTCGCGCGGGAATGGCTGGGTGATGGGTGGTCTGGTGCGTCTGCTGGATGAACTGCCTAAAAACTATTCGAACCGCGATTATTACGTAACCATGTACAAGCAGATGGCCGAAAAAATCATTACGCTGCAACAAGCCGACGGCTTGTGGCGGGCCAGTTTGCTCGACCCTGAATCCTATCCCGGTGGAGAAGGCAGCGGCTCAGGGTTCTTTTGCTACGCACTGGCCTGGGGTGTGAATCAGGGCGTTCTGGACAAAGCCAAATACCAGCCGATTGTGAAAAAAGCCTGGGAGGGCCTCAATACGCTGGTATCCCCCGAAGGTCGGGTAGGTTGGGTGCAGCCCATCGGCGCCGATCCCCGCCGGAATTTCAGCGCCGAAAGCTGGGAGGTGTACGGGACGGGCGCTTACTTGCTGGCAGGTTCCGAAGTGATTAAAATGAAGTGGTAA
- a CDS encoding DUF5686 and carboxypeptidase regulatory-like domain-containing protein yields MKVAYWLFSLFLLPSLVVAQGIKGTVKTAKNEPLPYAAIVVKGSSNGTITNADGLYELPLQPGRYDITFQYLGFQSVQKSVEITSGFQTLDITLNEQAYRLDELAVGKGKEDPAYSIMRRAIAKSRIHEMQVQSYTAKVYTKASVTITDLPMEFLYKKQLKEVEKEANFKKGVPILNESVSEVTFKQPNQYKQKVIATRNSQNNDFPSPNQYFQTSFYRPEVAKAVSPLSPKAFAYYKFEYEGTFREQGVDVSKITVTPRSYGEGVFKGTLFIIENTWAIHSLQLETIAFQGFTVKVRQVFSPVQNVWMPVNQRYDIGGKVMGIGGNGQYIITQTIKDLKVNPAFSDEVQVVDEKVEKTASKLTKRDIKGKNLDQLIAQQKELTTKDMRRIMREYEKQDLKRQRDPETAPVSRSDSTTIDSLAAKRNTAFWDSLRTVPLTAAETKSYGRHDSLKIVRKIEVKRDSVKQVKTQKKAAKFQLGQLISGNTWRLNKSTSLIWENLIQGLSYNTVEGYVLVPELRLRYIPFRPVLKDSVTKKTIRPAPVPTWTLAGTGRYQFGRQKFIGYGTAGYQYKTTNITLSGGRNVAQFNPNPNEPISPALNTITSLLFERNFMKLYQKDFLGLNANWRMFDQKVVLNGSLEYAERSELENYREDLKPWINWKNRVFTPNRPFNAEQFTGFSTHQAVVFNLSASARLGATKYRLWNGRRVSSTNDSPLLMVNYRKGISGVAGSDVDYDFVQAQLSHSFETGIRSQLSYQIGGGAFLNDRSVFFPDFKHFLGNEFFLQQGDPTSRFRMLPYYTYSTGRRFLEGHVLIETRKFLLTQIQLARLAGLKEHISVHYLKTPASRDYTELVYGLDGLIPQVLPFFRLEVVTQWQAWKYQGLGFRIGTTLKFGR; encoded by the coding sequence ATGAAAGTTGCCTACTGGCTATTTAGTCTCTTTTTGTTACCGTCACTCGTTGTTGCTCAAGGCATAAAAGGAACAGTGAAGACGGCCAAAAACGAACCCCTTCCTTACGCCGCCATCGTGGTCAAAGGTTCTTCTAACGGTACTATTACCAACGCCGATGGTCTTTATGAGCTGCCTTTGCAGCCTGGCCGCTACGATATTACGTTTCAATACCTTGGTTTTCAGAGCGTCCAGAAATCGGTAGAGATAACGAGCGGATTTCAGACGTTGGACATTACCTTAAATGAGCAAGCCTACCGCCTGGATGAACTGGCTGTTGGGAAAGGCAAAGAAGATCCCGCTTATAGCATTATGCGCCGGGCAATTGCCAAAAGCCGAATCCACGAAATGCAGGTTCAGAGCTATACTGCCAAAGTGTATACCAAGGCATCGGTTACGATTACGGACCTGCCCATGGAATTTTTGTATAAAAAACAGTTGAAAGAGGTCGAAAAAGAAGCCAACTTCAAAAAAGGAGTTCCTATTTTGAACGAATCGGTTTCAGAGGTAACCTTTAAGCAACCAAATCAGTACAAACAGAAAGTAATTGCAACCCGAAATTCGCAGAATAACGACTTTCCTTCCCCGAATCAATACTTTCAGACTAGTTTCTACCGCCCGGAAGTAGCCAAGGCCGTCTCGCCTTTATCCCCGAAAGCGTTTGCTTATTACAAATTTGAGTATGAAGGCACGTTCCGTGAACAGGGTGTTGATGTCAGCAAAATAACCGTTACGCCCCGCTCCTACGGCGAAGGGGTTTTCAAGGGCACGCTTTTTATCATTGAAAATACGTGGGCAATTCATAGCCTACAGCTAGAAACTATTGCTTTCCAAGGTTTTACGGTTAAAGTACGTCAGGTTTTTAGCCCGGTTCAAAACGTCTGGATGCCGGTTAACCAACGGTATGACATCGGCGGAAAAGTAATGGGAATTGGAGGAAATGGCCAGTACATCATTACCCAAACCATCAAAGACCTGAAGGTAAATCCAGCCTTTTCGGATGAGGTGCAGGTGGTTGATGAAAAAGTTGAAAAAACCGCTTCGAAGCTCACTAAACGCGACATCAAAGGAAAAAATCTGGACCAGCTTATTGCCCAGCAAAAAGAACTGACTACCAAGGATATGCGCCGCATCATGCGAGAGTATGAAAAGCAAGACCTGAAACGGCAACGCGATCCGGAAACCGCCCCCGTCTCCCGCTCCGACTCCACCACCATCGACTCATTGGCTGCCAAACGCAACACGGCTTTCTGGGATTCGCTGCGCACCGTTCCCTTAACGGCTGCTGAAACCAAGAGCTACGGTCGCCACGACAGTTTGAAAATTGTCCGGAAAATTGAGGTAAAGCGGGATAGTGTGAAACAGGTAAAAACTCAGAAAAAGGCCGCTAAGTTTCAATTGGGTCAACTCATCTCCGGCAATACCTGGCGGCTGAATAAATCAACCTCTTTAATCTGGGAAAATCTCATTCAGGGGCTGTCGTACAATACCGTTGAAGGATACGTTCTCGTTCCTGAATTGCGGCTTCGGTACATTCCTTTCCGACCCGTTTTGAAAGATTCCGTGACGAAAAAGACCATTCGCCCCGCTCCGGTTCCCACCTGGACGCTAGCCGGAACGGGTCGCTATCAGTTTGGCCGACAGAAGTTTATCGGCTACGGAACAGCGGGTTATCAGTACAAAACGACCAACATTACCTTGTCGGGCGGACGGAACGTGGCGCAGTTTAACCCGAACCCCAATGAGCCCATCAGTCCAGCGCTGAATACAATTACTTCGCTGCTGTTTGAGCGTAACTTCATGAAACTGTACCAAAAAGACTTTCTTGGCCTGAACGCCAATTGGCGCATGTTTGATCAGAAAGTAGTGCTGAACGGTAGTCTTGAGTACGCCGAACGAAGCGAACTGGAAAATTACCGCGAAGACCTGAAACCGTGGATTAATTGGAAAAATCGAGTATTTACGCCCAATCGTCCGTTCAATGCCGAGCAGTTTACGGGCTTCTCAACGCACCAGGCGGTGGTTTTCAACCTGTCGGCTTCGGCTCGTCTGGGTGCGACAAAATACCGCTTGTGGAATGGCCGCCGTGTGAGCAGCACCAACGACAGCCCGCTTCTGATGGTTAATTACCGAAAAGGGATTTCTGGGGTGGCAGGCAGCGATGTAGACTATGACTTCGTGCAGGCGCAGCTTAGTCATTCGTTTGAAACCGGGATACGCAGTCAACTGAGTTACCAGATTGGAGGGGGCGCTTTTCTGAATGATCGGAGCGTTTTCTTCCCTGATTTCAAGCACTTTCTGGGTAATGAGTTCTTCCTCCAGCAGGGCGACCCAACGTCGCGTTTCCGCATGTTGCCTTACTACACCTACAGCACCGGGCGGCGGTTTCTGGAAGGTCACGTGTTAATCGAAACGCGCAAGTTTTTGCTCACCCAGATTCAACTGGCTCGGCTGGCAGGTTTAAAAGAACATATTTCAGTCCACTACCTGAAAACCCCCGCCTCACGCGACTACACCGAGCTGGTGTACGGCCTTGATGGCCTGATTCCGCAAGTATTGCCTTTCTTCCGCCTGGAAGTGGTGACGCAGTGGCAAGCCTGGAAATACCAGGGTCTTGGGTTCCGCATAGGCACGACGCTGAAGTTTGGCCGATAA